A stretch of the Lolium perenne isolate Kyuss_39 chromosome 3, Kyuss_2.0, whole genome shotgun sequence genome encodes the following:
- the LOC127345877 gene encoding protein FAR1-RELATED SEQUENCE 5-like: protein MEGMEDNEEHDMVVNETFSSEEEGYKYYNAYAKSKGFGVRKEELTKKPGTNIAFRRLYVCSKEGYRARKHFEKTKRKRTPRPLSRCGCGARMEIEMSMESGEWFVKDFVVEHNHPLAIGDQTTFIRSHRGLNDAQKADAIEYGIGGLRTHEIMEVMEKQHGGPEKVGFVPRDLYNFFAKYKKERIEGRDAEFMLNYMAARQEKDPEFFYKHSTDSEGHLENIFWADAQCRMDYDAFGGVVVFDSTYRVNKYNLPFVPFIGVNHHRSTTVFGFGIVSDEKTKSYVWLLEAFLESAQQNHPRSVITDGDHAMARAISKVFPNADHRLCSWHIEQNMIRHLRKTKLSDFRKFVYYYRNVDEFESRWADFLEEYEISEKDAWINRMYELRKKWSRAYTKDRYFLGMQSNQRSESLNSRIHKNLDRRMSLADLLEHTDHCLWRIRKNEAELDARASQTVPFTELDAEPLLRSSANIYTPVMFKKVKQQIDQLPKWGVAKVTKQDAVVVYAVALKERRDAIYDVKLTMAGPMLQGVNCRCLKMETEEIPCTHIFSVLKFLGLISVPSCCISRRWTMLAKPAFESERKANMHDWSERMDRYHNLRNRSNLFLFNAASSPEKSQKVLDFLESLTPDVGEDNSENKAASFGPLPAYFSGADQTFTGKVLDPKKIIPKGGPSKNNKRWKPMHETWKTNK, encoded by the coding sequence ATGGAGGGCATGGAGGACAATGAAGAGCACGATATGGTGGTTAATGAAACTTTTAGTAGCGAGGAAGAAGGTTACAAGTACTACAATGCATATGCTAAGTCCAAGGGGTTTGGTGTTAGAAAAGAAGAGCTGACTAAGAAGCCAGGCACGAACATAGCTTTCCGGCGTCTTTATGTGTGCTCCAAAGAAGGATATCGGGCAAGGAAGCACTTTGAAAAAACTAAACGAAAACGAACACCTCGGCCACTTTCGCGTTGTGGATGCGGTGCTCGGATGGAGATCGAGATGTCTATGGAAAGTGGAGAATGGTTTGTAAAAGATTTCGTGGTTGAACATAACCATCCACTCGCCATTGGTGATCAGACAACTTTCATAAGGTCTCATCGTGGGTTGAATGACGCTCAAAAGGCTGATGCCATTGAGTATGGGATTGGTGGCCTTCGAACACACGAGATTATGGAAGTAATGGAGAAGCAGCATGGTGGCCCCGAGAAGGTAGGCTTTGTACCTCGGGATCTCTATAATTTTTTTGCCAAGTACAAGAAGGAAAGGATTGAAGGTCGTGATGCTGAATTTATGCTCAATTATATGGCTGCAAgacaagagaaagatccagaattCTTTTACAAGCACAGCACTGATAGTGAAGGGCACCTGGAAAACATATTTTGGGCAGACGCACAGTGTCGGATGGATTACGATGCCTTTGGTGGTGTCGTGGTCTTTGATAGCACATACCGTGTGAACAAATACAATCTTCCGTTTGTCCCCTTCATTGGTGTGAACCACCATCGTAGCACGACTGTGTTTGGATTTGGTATTGTGTCAGATGAGAAAACGAAATCTTATGTGTGGTTGCTTGAAGCATTTTTGGAGTCGGCGCAGCAGAACCATCCTAGGTCAGTAATCACCGATGGTGACCATGCTATGGCAAGGGCAATCTCGAAAGTATTTCCTAATGCAGATCACAGGTTGTGTAGCTGGCACATCGAGCAAAATATGATACGCCATCTCCGCAAAACAAAGCTCAGCGATTTTAGAAAATTTGTTTATTACTACAGGAATGTCGACGAGTTCGAGAGTCGTTGGGCAGATTTTCTGGAGGAGTATGAAATCTCAGAAAAAGATGCATGGATTAATAGGATGTACGAGCTACGGAAGAAGTGGTCTAGAGCCTATACCAAAGATAGATATTTTCTTGGGATGCAGAGTAATCAGCGTAGTGAAAGTCTAAACTCTAGGATTCATAAGAATTTGGATAGGCGAATGTCACTTGCTGATTTGTTAGAGCATACAGATCACTGTTTATGGCGTATACGCAAGAATGAGGCCGAATTGGATGCTAGAGCTTCACAGACAGTACCTTTTACAGAATTAGATGCTGAACCACTTTTGAGAAGTTCTGCAAACATTTATACTCCAGTGATGTTCAAGAAGGTGAAGCAGCAGATAGATCAATTGCCAAAATGGGGGGTAGCAAAGGTGACCAAGCAGGATGCTGTAGTAGTTTATGCTGTTGCTCTCAAAGAGAGAAGGGATGCCATTTATGATGTGAAGCTTACCATGGCCGGCCCAATGCTCCAGGGAGTTAATTGTCGCTGCCTGAAGATGGAGACAGAGGAGATCCCCTGCACACACATATTCTCTGTTCTGAAGTTCCTTGGCTTGATCAGCGTTCCTAGTTGTTGTATTTCGAGAAGATGGACAATGCTAGCCAAGCCGGCATTTGAGTCAGAGAGGAAAGCTAATATGCATGATTGGTCTGAGCGGATGGATCGTTACCACAACCTCCGCAACAGGTCTAATCTCTTTCTATTTAATGCTGCAAGCAGCCCGGAGAAATCACAGAAGGTTCTTGATTTTCTAGAGAGTCTTACGCCAGATGTCGGCGAGGACAACAGCGAAAATAAGGCGGCATCATTTGGTCCTTTGCCTGCATACTTTTCAGGGGCAGACCAAACCTTCACGGGAAAAGTGCTGGATCCAAAAAAAATTATTCCTAAAGGTGGTCCATCGAAGAACAATAAGAGGTGGAAGCCGATGCATGAGACGTGGAAAACAAATAAATGA